The following are from one region of the Prionailurus bengalensis isolate Pbe53 chromosome A2, Fcat_Pben_1.1_paternal_pri, whole genome shotgun sequence genome:
- the USP19 gene encoding ubiquitin carboxyl-terminal hydrolase 19 isoform X4 — MSGGASTTGPRRGPPGLEEATSKKKQKDRANQESKDGDPRRGSVSSREEQAKEELLLDWRQSADEVIVKLRVGAGPLRLEEVDAAFTDTDCVVRLPGGRQWGGVFYAEIESSCTKVQARKGGLLQLALPKKVPLLTWPSLLKKPLGTQEALPGLRCQENGQEPSPIAPEPGPEPRRGKQEARNQKRAQGRGEVGAGAGPGAQAGPSAKRAVHLRRGPDGEGSRDGPGPRGDAPPFLAETATQAEAEEQLRVPPLNPQTCLLGSEENLALLAGEKTVSPRNDPVSPAMARSRDPEKGDRSKEEMAEAADALTLVDGKEPESMVNLAFVKNDSYEKGPDSVVVHVYVKEICRDTSRVLFREQDFTLIFQTRDGNFLRLHPGCGPHTIFRWQVKLRNLIEPEQCTFCFTASRIDICLRKRQSQRWGGLEAPAARVGGAKVAVPTGPTPLDSTPPGGAPHPLTGQEEARAVEKEKPKARSEDTGLDGVVARTPMEHVAPKPEPHLASPKPTCMVPPMPHSPVSGDSVEEEEEEEKKVCLPGFTGLVNLGNTCFMNSVIQSLSNTRELRDFFHDRSFEAEINYNNPLGTGGRLAIGFAVLLRALWKGTHHAFQPSKLKAIVASKASQFTGYAQHDAQEFMAFLLDGLHEDLNRIQNKPYTETVDSDGRPDEVVAEEAWQRHKMRNDSFIVDLFQGQYKSKLVCPVCAKVSITFDPFLYLPVPLPQKQKVLPIFYFAREPHSKPIKFLVSISKENSSASEVLESLSQSVHVKPENLRLAEVIKNRFHRVFLPSHSLDTVSPSDTLLCFELLSPELAKERVVVLEVQQRPQVPSIPISKCAACQRKQQSEDEKLKRCTRCYRVGYCNQLCQKTHWPDHKGLCRPENIGYPFLVSVPASRLTYARLAQLLEGYARYSVSVFQPPFQPGRMALESQGTGCTTLLSTSSLEAGDSERDPIQPPELQLVTPVAEGDTGVPRTWAAPDRGSVPSTSGVSSEVLASGPVEVGSLPAGERMSRPEAAVPGYQHPSEAINAHTPQFFIYKIDASNREQRLEDKGDTPLELGEDCSLALVWRNNERLQEFVLVASKELECAEDPGSAGEAARAGHFTLDQCLNLFTRPEVLAPEEAWYCPQCKQHREASKQLLLWRLPNVLIVQLKRFSFRSFIWRDKINDLVEFPVRNLDLSKFCIGQKEEQLPSYDLYAVINHYGGMIGGHYTACARLPNDRSSQRSDVGWRLFDDSTVTTVDESQVVTRYAYVLFYRRRNSPVERPPRAGHSEHHPDLGPAADAAASQASRIWQELEAEEEPVPEGPVPLGPWGPQDWVGPPPRGPTTPDEGCLRYFVLGTVAALVALVLNVFYPLVSQSRWR; from the exons ATGTCTGGTGGGGCCAGCACCACGGGCCCAAGGAGAGGTCCCCCAGGACTGGAGGAGGCCACCAGTAAGAAGAAGCAGAAGGATCGAGCAAACCAAGAGAGCAAGGATGGAGATCCTAGGAGAG GGTCAGTGTCCTCTCGGGAGGAGCAGGCCAAAGAGG AGTTGTTGCTTGATTGGAGGCAGAGTGCAGATGAGGTGATTGTCAAGCTGCGTGTGGGAGCGGGTCCCCTGCGGCTGGAGGAGGTGGATGCTGCTTTCACAGACACAGACTGCGTGGTGCGGCTTCCAG GTGGTCGGCAGTGGGGTGGTGTTTTCTATGCTGAGATAGAAAGTTCTTGCACCAAAGTACAAGCCCGCAAGGGTGGCCTCCTGCAGCTGGCACTGCCCAAGAAGGTACCTCTGCTCACATGGCCCTCTCTTCTG AAGAAACCTCTAGGGACCCAGGAGGCGTTGCCAGGGCTGCGGTGTCAGGAGAATGGGCAGGAGCCATCTCCCATTGCCCCGGAGCCAGGCCCTGAGCCCCGGCGGGGTAAACAGGAGGCCCGGAACCAGAAGAGGGCCCAGGGCCGTGGTGAGGTAGGCGCAGGGGCTGGCCCCGGGGCCCAGGCAGGGCCCAGCGCCAAGAGGGCTGTGCATCTCCGCAGAGGGCCAGATGGGGAAGGGTCCAGAGATGGGCCTGGACCCCGGGGCGATGCCCCCCCCTTCTTGGCTgagacagccacccag GCTGAGGCTGAGGAACAGCTCCGGGTACCACCGCTGAACCCCCAGACCTGCCTTTTGGGTTCAGAGGAGAATCTAGCACTCTTGGCAGGAGAGAAGACCGTGTCCCCCAGGAATGATCCAGTCTCCCCAGCCATGGCTCGGAGCAGAGATCCTGAGAAAGGTGACCGTTCCAAAGAGGAGATGGCAGAGGCAGCAGATGCTCTAACCTTGGTGGATGGTaaag AGCCGGAGTCCATGGTGAACCTGGCATTTGTCAAGAATGACTCATATGAGAAGGGCCCAGATTCAGTGGTGGTGCATGTGTACGTGAAAGAAATCTGCAGGGACACTTCTCGAGTGCTTTTCCGCGAGCAAGATTTCACGCTTATCTTCCAGACCAG GGATGGAAACTTCCTGAGACTACACCCAGGCTGTGGGCCCCATACCATCTTCCGTTGGCAGGTGAAGCTCAG GAACCTGATTGAGCCTGAGCAGTGCACCTTTTGCTTCACGGCCTCTCGAATTGACATCTGCCTCCGAAAGCGGCAAAGTCAGCGCTGGGGGGGCCTGGAGGCCCCAGCTGCACGAG TGGGTGGTGCAAAGGTTGCCGTGCCGACAGGTCCAACCCCTCTGGATTCAACCCCACCGGgaggtgccccccaccctctcACAGGCCAGGAGGAAGCTCGGGCTGTGGAGAAGGAAAAACCCAAGGCTCGATCTGAGGACACGGGGCTGGATGGTGTGGTGGCCCGCACCCCCATGGAGCATGTAGCCCCAAAGCCAGAGCCACACCTAGCCTCG CCCAAGCCCACGTGTATGGTGCCTCCAATGCCCCACAGCCCTGTGAGCGGAGATagtgtggaggaagaggaggaggaagagaagaaggtgtGTTTGCCTGGCTTCACTGGCCTTGTCAACCTAGGCAACACCTGCTTCATGAACAGTGTCATTCAGTCTCTGTCCAATACTCGGGAGCTCCGGGACTTCTTCCATG ACCGCTCCTTTGAGGCCGAGATCAACTACAACAACCCACTGGGGACTGGTGGGCGTCTGGCCATTGGCTTTGCTGTGTTGCTCCGGGCACTGTGGAAGGGCACCCACCATGCCTTCCAGCCTTCCAAGTTGAAG GCCATTGTGGCGAGCAAGGCCAGCCAGTTCACAGGCTATGCGCAGCATGATGCCCAGGAGTTCATGGCTTTCTTGCTGGATGGGCTGCATGAAGACTTGAATCGCATTCAGAACAAGCCCTACACAGAAACTGTGGATTCAGATGGGCGGCCCGATGAG GTGGTGGCTGAAGAAGCATGGCAGCGGCATAAGATGAGGAATGACTCTTTCATCGTAGACCTGTTTCAGGGCCAGTATAAGTCGAAGCTGGTGTGCCCTGTGTGTGCCAAG GTCTCCATCACTTTTGACCCATTCCTCTACCTGCCAGTACCCTTGCCACAGAAGCAGAAGGTTCTCCCCATCTTCTATTTTGCCCGGGAGCCGCACAGCAAACCCATCAAG TTTCTGGTGAGCATCAGCAAGGAGAACTCCAGTGCAAGTGAAGTGTTGGAATCCCTCTCTCAGAGTGTCCACGTGAAGCCTGAGAACCTGCGTCTAGCTGAG GTGATTAAGAATCGTTTCCACCGTGTATTCCTGCCCTCCCACTCATTGGACACTGTGTCCCCATCTGACACGCTCCTCTGCTTTGAGCTGCTATCCCCAGAGTTGGCTAAGGAGCGGGTGGTGGTGCTAGAGGTGCAGCAG CGCCCCCAGGTGCCCAGCATCCCCATCTCCAAGTGTGCAGCCTGCCAGCGGAAGCAGCAGTCAGAGGACGAGAAGCTGAAGCGCTGTACCCGGTGCTACCGCGTGGGCTACTGCAACCA gCTCTGCCAGAAAACCCACTGGCCTGACCACAAGGGTCTCTGCCGCCCTGAGAACATTGGCTACCCATTTCTGGTCAGTGTACCTGCCTCACGTCTCACTTATGCTCGTCTTGCTCAGCTGCTAGAGGGCTATGCCCG GTATTCTGTGAGTGTATTCCAACCACCCTTCCAGCCTGGCCGCATGGCCTTGGAATCCCAGGGCACTGGCTGTACTACGTTGCTCTCTACTAGCTCCCTGGAGGCTGGGGACAGTGAGAGGGACCCGATTCAGCCGCCTGAGCTCCAGTTGGTGACCCCCGTGGCTGAGGGGGACACAGGGGTCCCTAGGACATGGGCGGCTCCTGATcggggctctgtgcccagcaccaGTGGAGTTTCTTCTGAGGTACTGGCCAGTGGGCCTGTTGAAGTTGGCTCCTTGCCTGCTGGTGAGAGGATGTCTCGGCCCGAAG CTGCTGTGCCTGGATATCAGCACCCAAGTGAAGCCATAAATGCCCACACCCCTCagttcttcatctataaaattgacGCATCTAACCGAGAGCAGCGGCTGGAGGACAAAG GAGACACCCCCCTGGAGCTGGGTGAGGACTGCAGCCTGGCTCTAGTGTGGCGGAACAATGAGCGCCTGCAGGAATTTGTGTTGGTAGCCTCCAAAGAGCTGGAGTGTGCTGAGGATCCAGGCTCTGCTGGTGAGGCTGCCCGTGCTGGGCACTTTACTCTGGACCAGTGCCTGAACCTCTTCACTCGGCCTGAGGTGCTGGCGCCTGAGGAGGCTTG GTACTGCCCACAGTGTAAACAACACAGAGAGGCCTCCAAGCAGCTGCTGCTGTGGCGCTTGCCCAACGTACTCATTGTGCAGCTCAAGCGCTTCTCCTTTCGGAGTTTCATTTGGCGTGACAAGATCAACGACCTGGTGGAGTTTCCTGTTCG GAACCTGGACCTGAGCAAGTTTTGCATTGGTCAGAAAGAGGAACAGCTGCCTAGCTACGACCTGTACGCTGTCATCAACCACTACGGAGGCATGATTGGCGGCCACTACACTGCCTGTGCCCGCCTGCCCAATGACCGCAGCAGCCAGCGCAGCGACGTGG GGTGGCGCTTATTTGATGACAGCACGGTGACAACAGTAGACGAGAGCCAGGTCGTGACGCGTtatgcctatgttctcttctaccGCCGGCGGAACTCTCCTGTGGAGAGGCCCCCCAGGGCAGGTCACTCTGAGCACCACCCAGACCTAGGCCCTGCAGCCGATGCTGCTGCCAGCCAG GCTTCCCGGATTTGGCAGGAGCTGGAGGCCGAGGAGGAACCGGTACCTGAGGGGCCTGTGCCCCTGGGTCCCTGGGGGCCCCAAGACTGGGTGGGCCCCCCACCACGTGGCCCTACCACACCAGATGAGGGCTGCCTCCGGTACTTTGTTCTGGGTACCGTGGCAGCTTTGGTGGCCCTCGTGCTCAACGTGTTCTATCCTCTGGTATCCCAGAGTCGCTGGAGATGA
- the USP19 gene encoding ubiquitin carboxyl-terminal hydrolase 19 isoform X2: MSGGASTTGPRRGPPGLEEATSKKKQKDRANQESKDGDPRRGSVSSREEQAKEELLLDWRQSADEVIVKLRVGAGPLRLEEVDAAFTDTDCVVRLPGGRQWGGVFYAEIESSCTKVQARKGGLLQLALPKKVPLLTWPSLLKPLGTQEALPGLRCQENGQEPSPIAPEPGPEPRRGKQEARNQKRAQGRGEVGAGAGPGAQAGPSAKRAVHLRRGPDGEGSRDGPGPRGDAPPFLAETATQAEAEEQLRVPPLNPQTCLLGSEENLALLAGEKTVSPRNDPVSPAMARSRDPEKGDRSKEEMAEAADALTLVDGKEPESMVNLAFVKNDSYEKGPDSVVVHVYVKEICRDTSRVLFREQDFTLIFQTRDGNFLRLHPGCGPHTIFRWQVKLRNLIEPEQCTFCFTASRIDICLRKRQSQRWGGLEAPAARGAVGGAKVAVPTGPTPLDSTPPGGAPHPLTGQEEARAVEKEKPKARSEDTGLDGVVARTPMEHVAPKPEPHLASPKPTCMVPPMPHSPVSGDSVEEEEEEEKKVCLPGFTGLVNLGNTCFMNSVIQSLSNTRELRDFFHDRSFEAEINYNNPLGTGGRLAIGFAVLLRALWKGTHHAFQPSKLKAIVASKASQFTGYAQHDAQEFMAFLLDGLHEDLNRIQNKPYTETVDSDGRPDEVVAEEAWQRHKMRNDSFIVDLFQGQYKSKLVCPVCAKVSITFDPFLYLPVPLPQKQKVLPIFYFAREPHSKPIKFLVSISKENSSASEVLESLSQSVHVKPENLRLAEVIKNRFHRVFLPSHSLDTVSPSDTLLCFELLSPELAKERVVVLEVQQRPQVPSIPISKCAACQRKQQSEDEKLKRCTRCYRVGYCNQLCQKTHWPDHKGLCRPENIGYPFLVSVPASRLTYARLAQLLEGYARYSVSVFQPPFQPGRMALESQGTGCTTLLSTSSLEAGDSERDPIQPPELQLVTPVAEGDTGVPRTWAAPDRGSVPSTSGVSSEVLASGPVEVGSLPAGERMSRPEAAVPGYQHPSEAINAHTPQFFIYKIDASNREQRLEDKGDTPLELGEDCSLALVWRNNERLQEFVLVASKELECAEDPGSAGEAARAGHFTLDQCLNLFTRPEVLAPEEAWYCPQCKQHREASKQLLLWRLPNVLIVQLKRFSFRSFIWRDKINDLVEFPVRNLDLSKFCIGQKEEQLPSYDLYAVINHYGGMIGGHYTACARLPNDRSSQRSDVGWRLFDDSTVTTVDESQVVTRYAYVLFYRRRNSPVERPPRAGHSEHHPDLGPAADAAASQASRIWQELEAEEEPVPEGPVPLGPWGPQDWVGPPPRGPTTPDEGCLRYFVLGTVAALVALVLNVFYPLVSQSRWR; encoded by the exons ATGTCTGGTGGGGCCAGCACCACGGGCCCAAGGAGAGGTCCCCCAGGACTGGAGGAGGCCACCAGTAAGAAGAAGCAGAAGGATCGAGCAAACCAAGAGAGCAAGGATGGAGATCCTAGGAGAG GGTCAGTGTCCTCTCGGGAGGAGCAGGCCAAAGAGG AGTTGTTGCTTGATTGGAGGCAGAGTGCAGATGAGGTGATTGTCAAGCTGCGTGTGGGAGCGGGTCCCCTGCGGCTGGAGGAGGTGGATGCTGCTTTCACAGACACAGACTGCGTGGTGCGGCTTCCAG GTGGTCGGCAGTGGGGTGGTGTTTTCTATGCTGAGATAGAAAGTTCTTGCACCAAAGTACAAGCCCGCAAGGGTGGCCTCCTGCAGCTGGCACTGCCCAAGAAGGTACCTCTGCTCACATGGCCCTCTCTTCTG AAACCTCTAGGGACCCAGGAGGCGTTGCCAGGGCTGCGGTGTCAGGAGAATGGGCAGGAGCCATCTCCCATTGCCCCGGAGCCAGGCCCTGAGCCCCGGCGGGGTAAACAGGAGGCCCGGAACCAGAAGAGGGCCCAGGGCCGTGGTGAGGTAGGCGCAGGGGCTGGCCCCGGGGCCCAGGCAGGGCCCAGCGCCAAGAGGGCTGTGCATCTCCGCAGAGGGCCAGATGGGGAAGGGTCCAGAGATGGGCCTGGACCCCGGGGCGATGCCCCCCCCTTCTTGGCTgagacagccacccag GCTGAGGCTGAGGAACAGCTCCGGGTACCACCGCTGAACCCCCAGACCTGCCTTTTGGGTTCAGAGGAGAATCTAGCACTCTTGGCAGGAGAGAAGACCGTGTCCCCCAGGAATGATCCAGTCTCCCCAGCCATGGCTCGGAGCAGAGATCCTGAGAAAGGTGACCGTTCCAAAGAGGAGATGGCAGAGGCAGCAGATGCTCTAACCTTGGTGGATGGTaaag AGCCGGAGTCCATGGTGAACCTGGCATTTGTCAAGAATGACTCATATGAGAAGGGCCCAGATTCAGTGGTGGTGCATGTGTACGTGAAAGAAATCTGCAGGGACACTTCTCGAGTGCTTTTCCGCGAGCAAGATTTCACGCTTATCTTCCAGACCAG GGATGGAAACTTCCTGAGACTACACCCAGGCTGTGGGCCCCATACCATCTTCCGTTGGCAGGTGAAGCTCAG GAACCTGATTGAGCCTGAGCAGTGCACCTTTTGCTTCACGGCCTCTCGAATTGACATCTGCCTCCGAAAGCGGCAAAGTCAGCGCTGGGGGGGCCTGGAGGCCCCAGCTGCACGAG GTGCAGTGGGTGGTGCAAAGGTTGCCGTGCCGACAGGTCCAACCCCTCTGGATTCAACCCCACCGGgaggtgccccccaccctctcACAGGCCAGGAGGAAGCTCGGGCTGTGGAGAAGGAAAAACCCAAGGCTCGATCTGAGGACACGGGGCTGGATGGTGTGGTGGCCCGCACCCCCATGGAGCATGTAGCCCCAAAGCCAGAGCCACACCTAGCCTCG CCCAAGCCCACGTGTATGGTGCCTCCAATGCCCCACAGCCCTGTGAGCGGAGATagtgtggaggaagaggaggaggaagagaagaaggtgtGTTTGCCTGGCTTCACTGGCCTTGTCAACCTAGGCAACACCTGCTTCATGAACAGTGTCATTCAGTCTCTGTCCAATACTCGGGAGCTCCGGGACTTCTTCCATG ACCGCTCCTTTGAGGCCGAGATCAACTACAACAACCCACTGGGGACTGGTGGGCGTCTGGCCATTGGCTTTGCTGTGTTGCTCCGGGCACTGTGGAAGGGCACCCACCATGCCTTCCAGCCTTCCAAGTTGAAG GCCATTGTGGCGAGCAAGGCCAGCCAGTTCACAGGCTATGCGCAGCATGATGCCCAGGAGTTCATGGCTTTCTTGCTGGATGGGCTGCATGAAGACTTGAATCGCATTCAGAACAAGCCCTACACAGAAACTGTGGATTCAGATGGGCGGCCCGATGAG GTGGTGGCTGAAGAAGCATGGCAGCGGCATAAGATGAGGAATGACTCTTTCATCGTAGACCTGTTTCAGGGCCAGTATAAGTCGAAGCTGGTGTGCCCTGTGTGTGCCAAG GTCTCCATCACTTTTGACCCATTCCTCTACCTGCCAGTACCCTTGCCACAGAAGCAGAAGGTTCTCCCCATCTTCTATTTTGCCCGGGAGCCGCACAGCAAACCCATCAAG TTTCTGGTGAGCATCAGCAAGGAGAACTCCAGTGCAAGTGAAGTGTTGGAATCCCTCTCTCAGAGTGTCCACGTGAAGCCTGAGAACCTGCGTCTAGCTGAG GTGATTAAGAATCGTTTCCACCGTGTATTCCTGCCCTCCCACTCATTGGACACTGTGTCCCCATCTGACACGCTCCTCTGCTTTGAGCTGCTATCCCCAGAGTTGGCTAAGGAGCGGGTGGTGGTGCTAGAGGTGCAGCAG CGCCCCCAGGTGCCCAGCATCCCCATCTCCAAGTGTGCAGCCTGCCAGCGGAAGCAGCAGTCAGAGGACGAGAAGCTGAAGCGCTGTACCCGGTGCTACCGCGTGGGCTACTGCAACCA gCTCTGCCAGAAAACCCACTGGCCTGACCACAAGGGTCTCTGCCGCCCTGAGAACATTGGCTACCCATTTCTGGTCAGTGTACCTGCCTCACGTCTCACTTATGCTCGTCTTGCTCAGCTGCTAGAGGGCTATGCCCG GTATTCTGTGAGTGTATTCCAACCACCCTTCCAGCCTGGCCGCATGGCCTTGGAATCCCAGGGCACTGGCTGTACTACGTTGCTCTCTACTAGCTCCCTGGAGGCTGGGGACAGTGAGAGGGACCCGATTCAGCCGCCTGAGCTCCAGTTGGTGACCCCCGTGGCTGAGGGGGACACAGGGGTCCCTAGGACATGGGCGGCTCCTGATcggggctctgtgcccagcaccaGTGGAGTTTCTTCTGAGGTACTGGCCAGTGGGCCTGTTGAAGTTGGCTCCTTGCCTGCTGGTGAGAGGATGTCTCGGCCCGAAG CTGCTGTGCCTGGATATCAGCACCCAAGTGAAGCCATAAATGCCCACACCCCTCagttcttcatctataaaattgacGCATCTAACCGAGAGCAGCGGCTGGAGGACAAAG GAGACACCCCCCTGGAGCTGGGTGAGGACTGCAGCCTGGCTCTAGTGTGGCGGAACAATGAGCGCCTGCAGGAATTTGTGTTGGTAGCCTCCAAAGAGCTGGAGTGTGCTGAGGATCCAGGCTCTGCTGGTGAGGCTGCCCGTGCTGGGCACTTTACTCTGGACCAGTGCCTGAACCTCTTCACTCGGCCTGAGGTGCTGGCGCCTGAGGAGGCTTG GTACTGCCCACAGTGTAAACAACACAGAGAGGCCTCCAAGCAGCTGCTGCTGTGGCGCTTGCCCAACGTACTCATTGTGCAGCTCAAGCGCTTCTCCTTTCGGAGTTTCATTTGGCGTGACAAGATCAACGACCTGGTGGAGTTTCCTGTTCG GAACCTGGACCTGAGCAAGTTTTGCATTGGTCAGAAAGAGGAACAGCTGCCTAGCTACGACCTGTACGCTGTCATCAACCACTACGGAGGCATGATTGGCGGCCACTACACTGCCTGTGCCCGCCTGCCCAATGACCGCAGCAGCCAGCGCAGCGACGTGG GGTGGCGCTTATTTGATGACAGCACGGTGACAACAGTAGACGAGAGCCAGGTCGTGACGCGTtatgcctatgttctcttctaccGCCGGCGGAACTCTCCTGTGGAGAGGCCCCCCAGGGCAGGTCACTCTGAGCACCACCCAGACCTAGGCCCTGCAGCCGATGCTGCTGCCAGCCAG GCTTCCCGGATTTGGCAGGAGCTGGAGGCCGAGGAGGAACCGGTACCTGAGGGGCCTGTGCCCCTGGGTCCCTGGGGGCCCCAAGACTGGGTGGGCCCCCCACCACGTGGCCCTACCACACCAGATGAGGGCTGCCTCCGGTACTTTGTTCTGGGTACCGTGGCAGCTTTGGTGGCCCTCGTGCTCAACGTGTTCTATCCTCTGGTATCCCAGAGTCGCTGGAGATGA